One segment of Solanum stenotomum isolate F172 chromosome 1, ASM1918654v1, whole genome shotgun sequence DNA contains the following:
- the LOC125850610 gene encoding acidic endochitinase-like produces the protein MELQSNRSLALLSIVILVLAASCDAGGIAIYWGQNGGEGTLAETCATKNFDFVNIAFLPTFGNGQQPMIDLSGHCNPNVGECTKLSTDIKSCQEKGIKVILSIGGGAGSYYLASADDAREVATYLWNNFLGGQSTTRPLGDAVLDGIDFDIEGGTNLYWDVLAKSLSAYSSMGKKVYLTAAPQCPFPDAWIGNALKTGLFDYVWVQFYNNPPCQYSSSDISNLEAAWEQWTADIPAKKIFLGLPAAPAAAGSGFIPADDLTSQVLPSIKNSSKYGGVMLWSKYYDDQTNYSSSIKSDV, from the coding sequence ATGGAACTCCAATCCAATAGATCACTTGCATTACTCTCCATAGTGATTCTAGTACTAGCAGCTTCTTGTGATGCTGGTGGAATTGCTATTTACTGGGGTCAGAATGGAGGTGAAGGAACTCTGGCGGAAACCTGTGCCACGAAGAACTTTGACTTTGTCAACATAGCTTTTTTGCCAACCTTTGGAAATGGTCAACAACCAATGATAGATCTATCTGGTCATTGTAATCCAAATGTTGGTGAGTGTACCAAATTAAGCACAGATATAAAATCCTGCCAAGAGAAAGGAATTAAAGTGATTCTGTCAATTGGAGGCGGTGCTGGGAGCTACTATCTTGCTTCTGCTGATGATGCTAGGGAAGTTGCCACTTATCTTTGGAACAACTTCTTGGGGGGGCAATCGACAACACGTCCACTTGGTGATGCTGTTTTAGATGGAATAGACTTTGATATTGAAGGAGGAACCAATCTGTACTGGGATGTTCTTGCCAAGTCTCTTTCTGCCTATAGCAGTATGGGCAAGAAAGTTTACTTAACAGCAGCCCCTCAATGCCCATTCCCTGATGCTTGGATTGGAAACGCCTTAAAAACAGGCCTTTTCGACTATGTTTGGGTTCAATTCTATAACAACCCTCCTTGTCAATACAGTTCTAGTGATATTAGCAATCTTGAAGCTGCATGGGAACAGTGGACAGCAGATATCCCTGCCAAAAAGATTTTCCTCGGCTTGCCAGCCGCTCCTGCAGCCGCTGGCAGTGGATTCATCCCTGCTGATGACCTCACTTCTCAAGTTCTTCCATCAATAAAAAACTCTTCCAAGTATGGTGGTGTAATGTTATGGTCAAAATATTACGACGATCAAACCAATTATAGTTCTTCAATCAAGAGTGATGTCTGA